The following are from one region of the Vanessa cardui chromosome 3, ilVanCard2.1, whole genome shotgun sequence genome:
- the LOC124543690 gene encoding uncharacterized protein LOC124543690, producing MFRIASFCLLVILQVVTSEPPPPQCRRIPRVENPTKCCNFPKIFKEEDFKDCDIALPHETSSKPGPPDCSKQICLLKKYNLMKDDTEVDKDAATEFLDKFAESYPDFKNGVEKAKEFCIKKDLPDSKVCKPTHMVFCISNILFMECPKWEEIDDCKQIKDYVEECKPYFENTN from the exons ATGTTTCGTATTGCAAGTTTCTGCCTCCTGGTTATCCTTCag GTCGTGACCTCAGAGCCGCCTCCTCCTCAATGTAGAAGAATTCCCCGAGTG GAAAACCCTACAAAATGCTGTAATTtcccaaaaatatttaaggaagAGGACTTTAAAGATTGTGATATAGCATTACCACACGAAACCAGCTCTAAGCCGGGCCCACCAGAC tgcTCCAAGCAGAtatgtttattgaaaaaatacaatCTCATGAAAGATGATACTGAGGTCGATAAGGATGCAGCGACCGAGTTCCTGGATAAGTTTGCTGAATCTTATCCCGACTTCAAGAATGGGGTCGAAAAGGCCAAggaattttgtattaaaaaagatttgCCCGACTCAAAAGTGTGTAAACCTACACATATGGTATTTTGCATCAGTAATATTCTGTTTATG GAATGTCCGAAATGGGAAGAGATTGATGATTGTAAGCAAATAAAAGATTACGTTGAAGAGTGTAAACCATATTTcgaaaatactaattaa
- the LOC124543748 gene encoding uncharacterized protein LOC124543748, whose amino-acid sequence MHFTLCVLITATCAFADNNQNRRTKLPYVADAVGNSLPPPSSVPATVGSPVNLLTPDRYEFYTFDESGELVKRLMTLEEIQAIVAAGEETDGLVTFANDNQPTIAFNFSQPSHTKVHSVVTNVQNVLKSQMEAHKNKPNIQPTFDTPDVSDSWSLILPSIFGNTGVDIVPDKTSGSFITPETDTIDIDNLNMEYENSQSKESNEIPSVSTSEMKDKNQDITAKPLIEVSLSTSTTTELPTTTKTTTTTTTTTTTSKPFTTTSKVTTTTNKQPVRKTTSKPIIRTTTNWPKSTSSTTTTRPTSTTTKKSIISTTNKIYSSHSTQQVSNTANVNENKTSIGNLTADPIQYEKISTFSPVATTAYIAETTTNLLNNKQTELSHGNITNIQSSTTLPPSPVKINDKEYENITSIKTTQSVLTSTTTSTTTEIISPQNKQSNVNVSSQTQEDEDLSQTSLPLFDVAQSISQIASDLGNNYAPIPTSNSLLDTTKINNIDIESKENVEIEIPIENTNENEIKANHTQESDNFVKISIIDPHIKNENTKENDLDIKEVQTTTLSPTTTAILSTTNTPMMDLILTGSVDDLISQVVNEGPAPTSIASYENNTKSDESIKGTEENLYLTHDSFNIDTTTSNLVIDTTILSSQTTAPPLKKNSDEKNNVIKEFKDETIVIQNDTSKNMTNKNISIKNNNNILMQHSNNLNSSNIENSGSIWDINVKHNNLTNSEEKKKVDMNSASTTAADTIESSTFINLSTESNIVTSLLPDITTTQQNSKLNNKFQKLGIEVPKFDEFKKKIQKVNIDEKELANERNNSWKLISTVTPPKVYDVSKDKHKVEGFYIPESNDKGIILEFPKENQGLEVTTKDLGEDVLQFTELCNELAFRYWNVITENIDKKRSIVFSPYSITSMLAMMFMGAKGATSGEMNEVLKLDDMVTFNPHFTLKNVSDSIETTSASGVSVSAFIRELYSERAKGKILTFYKERAQHFYNGHVEEINFKLISDIIRRRTNLLVKRYTWGKIAEYMKSNSITMHPPLAAFSANIFHTDCSGSSVEGRDGEMYFVVSPNVRQRRLVPVPAVVFKSNFLAGYDPVLDATAAALGNTNSVVSTLFLMPGQQGNVVHAEDLENLEKRFLDSDLSTPAWNQLLRTLLPRNGLELQIPRLSHKSIFNVSSTLRKMGLKELFDADHADLGGMNGPSKDLYLSDMIQLTSFVTCGEGVIGEQHHIEEYPETLDPSHKHRTSRWLTGWDEPRDYQRAFHDPHDVGDAMHLPLHLRPRQARLPARNSQPARLKFDRPFLFFVRHNPSGMILYVGRYNPRLLP is encoded by the exons ATGCACTTCACTCTGTGCGTACTCATCACCGCGACGTGCGCGTTTGCCGATAACAATCAAAACAG GCGAACGAAATTACCATACGTAGCTGATGCCGTTGGCAACAGTCTTCCGCCACCGTCAAGTGTACCAGCAACGGTGGGAAGTCCAGTAAATTTGCTTACGCCAGATAGATATGAATTTTATACCTTTGATGAGTCTGGTGAACTTGTTAAACGATTAATGACTTTAGAAGAAATACAGGCTATAGTAGCCGCAGGAGAAGAAACAGACGGTTTAGTTACTTTCGCTAATGACAATCAACCCACAATAGCCTTCAACTTTAGTCAACCGTCACACACGAAAGTACACAGTGTAGTTACtaatgtacaaaatgttttgaaatCTCAGATGGAAGCGCATAAAAATAAGCCAAATATACAACCAACATTCGATACACCAGATGTTTCAGATTCATGGAGTCTGATCTTACCTTCGATATTTGGCAACACAGGGGTAGATATAGTGCCAGATAAAACATCGGGTTCATTTATTACACCTGAGACAGATACTATCGATATAGATAACTTAAATATGGAATATGAAAATTCGCAAAGTAAAGAAAGTAATGAAATACCCAGTGTTTCAACGTCTGAAATGAAGGACAAAAATCAAGATATTACTGCAAAACCGTTAATTGAAGTTTCTCTCTCTACGAGTACTACAACTGAATTacctacaacaacaaaaacaacaacaacaacaactaccaCTACTACTACATCAAAACCTTTTACTACAACTTCGAAGGTAACTACAACTACGAATAAACAGCCTGTAAGAAAAACAACAAGCAAGCCAATAATTAGAACAACAACAAATTGGCCAAAATCAACAAGTTCAACAACTACTACGCGACCTACatctacaacaacaaaaaagtcTATAATTTCTACAACTAACAAAATCTATTCATCGCATTCAACACAGCAAGTTTCTAATACTGCTAATGTAAATGAGAACAAAACTTCCATCGGAAATTTAACAGCAGACCCAATTCAATATGAGAAAATAAGTACTTTTTCACCTGTTGCCACAACTGCATATATTGCTGAAACTACAACAAATTTGTTAAACAATAAGCAAACAGAATTATCACATGGAAATATAACAAACATTCAATCAAGTACAACATTACCACCCTCGCCTGTAAAAATCAATGataaagaatatgaaaatataacatCGATTAAAACAACACAATCCGTTTTAacttcaacaacaacatcaacaacaacagaaaTAATATCACCACAAAACAAACAAAGCAATGTAAACGTAAGTAGCCAAACACAAGAAGATGAAGACCTAAGTCAGACTTCTTTACCATTATTTGATGTGGCTCAGAGTATAAGTCAAATAGCCTCCGATCTTGGCAACAATTACGCCCCCATACCTACTTCCAATAGTTTATTAGatactacaaaaataaacaatattgataTAGAGAGCAAGGAGAACGTTGAAATTGAAATACCTATTGAAAATAcgaatgaaaatgaaatcaaaGCAAACCATACTCAAGAATctgataattttgtaaaaatttctATCATTGACCCAcacataaaaaatgaaaatactaaAGAAAATGATTTGGATATCAAAGAAGTACAGACAACGACTTTATCCCCAACCACGACTGCAATATTAAGTACAACTAACACTCCTATGATGGATCTTATTCTCACAGGTTCAGTAGATGATTTAATATCACAAGTAGTGAATGAAGGTCCAGCTCCTACATCTATAGCttcttatgaaaataatacaaaatcagATGAAAGTATTAAAGGAACGGAGGAGAACTTATACTTGACTCATGATTCATTCAATATTGACACCACAACTTCCAATTTAGTGATTGATACTACAATACTTTCATCACAAACTACTGCTCCCCCACTCAAGAAAAATAGCGATGAAAAAAACAACgtaattaaagaatttaaagaCGAAACGATTGTTATACAAAACGATACATCAAAAAATATgacgaataaaaatatcagtataaaaaacaacaacaacattctAATGCAACATTCTAATAATTTGAATTCCAGTAATATAGAAAACAGTGGCAGTATATGGGATATTAATGTTAAACACAATAACTTGACCAATTCAGAAgaaaaaaagaaggtggataTGAACTCAGCAAGTACTACGGCAGCGGATACGATTGAGTCatctacatttattaatttgtctACTGAGAGCAATATAGTAACGTCACTTTTACCAGACATCACAACTACCCAACAAAATAGTAAGCTTAACAATAAATTTCAGAAATTGGGAATAGAAGTACCAAAATTTGATgaattcaaaaagaaaatacaaaaagtaaatattgatgAAAAAGAGTTAGCAAATGAAAGGAATAACTCCTGGAAATTAATATCAACTGTTACACCACCCAAAGTTTATGATGTAAGTAAAGATAAACACAAAGTTGAAGGTTTTTACATACCCGAGAGTAATGATAAGGGCATTATTTTAGAGTTTCCTAAGGAAAATCAGGGGCTAGAAGTAACGACTAAAGACTTAGGTGAAGACGTACTACAATTCACGGAACTTTGCAATGAACTAGCGTTTAGATATTGGAATGTCATAACTGAAAATATAGACAAAAAACGAAGCATTGTTTTTTCTCCTTATTCTATAACGTCTATGTTGGCAATGATGTTTATGGGAGCAAAAGGAGCAACTTCGGGTGAAATGAATGAAGTTCTTAAGTTAGATGATATGGTTACATTCAATCCACATTTTACACTAAAAAATGTATCTGACTCCATCGAAACTACGTCTGCATCTGGAGTATCTGTATCAGCATTTATAAGAGAGCTCTACAGTGAAAGAGCTAAAGgcaaaattttaacattttataaagaaagaGCGCAACACTTTTATAACGGTCATGTTGAAGAAATAAATTTCAAGTTAATAAGTGACATTATAAGGAGAAGAACTAATTTACTTGTCAAAAGATATACATGGGGTAAAATTGCTGAATATATGAAATCCAACAGTATAACCATGCATCCTCCACTGGCAGCGTTTTCGGCTAACATTTTTCAT ACTGACTGCAGTGGATCATCTGTAGAAGGAAGAGACGGCGAGATGTATTTTGTAGTTTCACCAAATGTGCGTCAGAGGCGTTTGGTTCCGGTACCAGCTGTCGTCTTTAAGAGTAATTTCCTTGCCGGTTACGATCCAGTTTTGGATGCCACCGCTGCTGCACTAGGCAATACAAATTCTGTTGTTAGCACACTTTTCTTAATGCCCGGCCAACAAGGAAACGTTGTACATGCAGAAGACTTAGAAAATCTCGAAAAACGATTTCTAGACTCTGATCTAAGTACACCGGCATGGAATCAATTATTAAGAACTCTTTTACCGCGAAATGGCTTAGAACTGCAAATCCCAAGATTATCCcacaaatctatttttaatgtttcctCTACATTACGTAAAATGGGTTTGAAAGAATTATTTGATGCAGACCACGCCGATTTAGGTGGAATGAACGGCCCATCGAAGGATCTTTATTTGTCTGATATGATACAATTGACATCATTTGTTACTTGTGGTGAAGGTGTTATTGGTGAACAGCATCACATAGAAGAATACCCTGAAACATTAGATCCATCACATAAACATAGAACTTCCAGATGGCTTACTGGATGGGATGAACCACGAGACTATCAACGGGCTTTCCATGATCCACATGATGTAGGTGACGCTATGCACTTGCCGTTACATCTTCGACCAAGGCAAGCAAGACTCCCTGCAAGAAATTCTCAACCAGCTCGTTTAAAATTCGATAGGCCTTTCCTCTTCTTTGTCCGACACAACCCTTCTGGCATGATTCTTTATGTTGGTAGATATAATCCAAGGCTTCTACCTTGA
- the LOC124543662 gene encoding uncharacterized protein LOC124543662 has translation MFRLLTSVTLFILSVNGDFLTQERTRGATLKPISACCDIPELGEQKYLTECSNPKLPGPCNDVQCVFEKSGFLVDKHTLNKEVYRAHLRQWLEGHKGWEDAIEKAIKDCVDKDLRQYLDYPCRAYDVFTCTGIAMLKKCPKDSWKC, from the exons ATGTTTCGATTGCTCACTTcggtaacattatttattttg agTGTAAATGGAGATTTCTTGACTCAAGAGAGAACTAGAGGAGCCACTCTT AAACCCATATCAGCATGTTGTGATATTCCCGAATTAGGAGAACAGAAATATTTAACTGAATGCTCCAACCCAAAACTGCCGGGTCCA TGCAACGATGTCCAGTGTGTGTTTGAAAAGTCCGGTTTCCTCGTAGACAAACATACTTTGAACAAGGAAGTATATAGAGCACATCTCAGGCAGTGGCTTGAAGGGCACAAAGGTTGGGAAGATGCTATAGAAAAAGCGATCAAAGACTGTGTTGACAAAGACCTTAGGCAATACCTTGATTATCCCTGCAGAGCCTACGACGTTTTTACTTGCACAGGAATtgctatgttaaag AAATGCCCGAAAGACTCGTGGAAGTGCTAA
- the LOC124543795 gene encoding uncharacterized protein LOC124543795: MFRIASFCLLVILQVVTSEPPPPQCRIIPRVENATKCCNFPKIFKDEDLKDCGIALPHESSKPSPADCSMQICLLKKYNLMKDDTEVDKDAATEFLDKFAESYPDFKNGVEKAKEYCIKKDLPDSKVCKPTHMVFCIRNILFMECPKWEEIDDCKQIKDYVEECKPYFVNTH; the protein is encoded by the exons ATGTTTCGTATTGCAAGTTTCTGCCTCCTGGTTATCCTTCag GTCGTGACCTCAGAGCCGCCTCCTCCTCAATGTAGAATAATTCCCCGAGTG gaAAACGCTACAAAATGCTGTAATTtcccaaaaatatttaaggacGAGGACCTTAAAGATTGCGGTATAGCATTACCACACGAAAGCTCCAAACCGAGCCCGGCAGac tgCTCCATGCAGAtatgtttattgaaaaaatacaatCTCATGAAAGATGATACTGAGGTCGATAAGGATGCAGCGACCGAGTTCCTGGATAAGTTTGCTGAATCTTATCCCGACTTCAAGAATGGGGTCGAAAAAGCCAAggaatattgtattaaaaaagatttgCCCGACTCAAAAGTGTGTAAACCTACACATATGGTATTTTGCATTAGAAATATTCTGTTTATG GAATGTCCGAAATGGGAAGAGATTGATGATTGTAAGCAAATAAAAGATTACGTTGAAGAGTGTAAACCATATTTCGTAAAtactcattaa
- the LOC124543749 gene encoding uncharacterized protein LOC124543749, which produces MKLLYLCAIFYFVKGQFEPMKIKPEKCYGTDDLMERKCCIFPPFFKREVARACGAIFALVFIDKEYNVTGMRREAIKSCDHWRCILSKYNILDADDLVNNEKYYTHLDRWVTLNQEFSNVMTSAKVHCRQVNRLLLPLNVCEFFDFQSCIRNYINLSCPKIIKNAKCYEWKEFYDECREYFI; this is translated from the exons ATGAAGTTGTTGTATCTTTGTGCAATATTTTACTTT GTAAAAGGACAATTTGAACCGATGAAGATAAAGCCAGAAAAATGTTATGGCACTGACGACTTGATG gAGAGAAAATGTTGTATCTTTCCGCCTTTTTTCAAACGGGAAGTGGCTAGAGCATGCGGTGCTATCTTCGCACTGGTATTTATAGATAAGGAATATAATGTCACAGGAATGAGAAGAGAAGCTATCAAAAGT TGTGACCATTGGCGATGTattttaagtaagtataatattttagatgCAGATGACTtggtaaataatgaaaaatattatacccaCCTCGACAGATGGGTGACTCTTAATCAAGAATTTAGCAACGTTATGACCAGTGCCAAAGTGCATTGCAGACAAGTAAATAGGCTTCTATTGCCATTGAATGTTTGTGAATTTTTTGATTTTCAAAGTTGTATCAGAAACTATATAAACCTG AGCTGtccgaaaataataaaaaatgcaaaatgCTACGAATGGAAAGAATTTTACGACGAATGCAGAGAATacttcatataa
- the LOC124543732 gene encoding uncharacterized protein LOC124543732, producing the protein MFRIASFCLLVILQVVTSEPPPPQCRRIPRVENPTKCCNFPKIFKEEDFKDCDIALPHETSSKPGPPDCSKQICLLKKYNLMKDDTEVDKDAATEFLDKFAESYPDFKNGVEKAKEYCIKKDLPDSKVCKPTHMVFCISNIMFMECPKWEEIDDCKQIKDYVEECKPYFENTN; encoded by the exons ATGTTTCGTATTGCAAGTTTCTGCCTCCTGGTTATCCTTCag GTCGTGACCTCAGAGCCGCCTCCTCCTCAATGTAGAAGAATTCCCCGAGTG GAAAACCCTACAAAATGCTGTAATTtcccaaaaatatttaaggaagAGGACTTTAAAGATTGTGATATAGCATTACCACACGAAACCAGCTCTAAGCCGGGCCCACCAGAC tgcTCCAAGCAGAtatgtttattgaaaaaatacaatCTCATGAAAGATGATACTGAGGTCGATAAGGATGCAGCGACCGAGTTCCTGGATAAGTTTGCTGAATCTTATCCCGACTTCAAGAATGGGGTCGAAAAGGCCAAggaatattgtattaaaaaagatttgCCCGACTCAAAAGTGTGTAAACCTACACATATGGTATTTTGCATcagtaatattatgtttatg GAATGTCCGAAATGGGAAGAGATTGATGATTGTAAGCAAATAAAAGATTACGTTGAAGAGTGTAAACCATATTTcgaaaatactaattaa